One genomic region from Erythrobacter mangrovi encodes:
- a CDS encoding fumarate hydratase, with amino-acid sequence MTVIKETDLIESVADALQYISYYHPMDYIRALGEAYEAEKGPAAKDAIAQILTNSRMCAEGHRPICQDTGIVNVFVKWGMDCRLDSRLSLQDVVDEGVRRGYNNPDNKLRASILADPAFTRRNTRDNTPCVLSVEMVPGNTVSVDVAAKGGGSENKSKFKMMNPSDNIVDWVIEQIPSMGAGWCPPGMLGIGIGGTAEHCVKLAKMSLMDPIDMGQLKARGPQNDIEKLRIEIFDAVNAMGVGAQGLGGLSTVLDVKILDWPCHAAGKPVAMIPNCAATRHAHFTLDGSGPAFLEPPKLDDYPQVTWQPDSAAKRVNLDALTPEEVASWNHGDRLLLSGKMLTGRDAAHKRIKDMLDAGEELPVDFKGRAIYYVGPVDPVMGEVVGPAGPTTATRMDKFTEMMLDLGLLAMIGKAERGHNAVEVISRFKVAYLMATGGAAYLVSRAIKGARVVAFEDLGMEAIYEFEVQDMPVTVAVDAAGNNVHTLAPAEWRKRIAEGNFEPAE; translated from the coding sequence ATGACCGTCATCAAGGAAACCGACCTGATCGAGAGCGTGGCCGACGCGCTTCAGTACATCTCCTACTACCATCCGATGGACTATATCCGCGCGCTGGGCGAAGCCTATGAGGCGGAAAAGGGCCCCGCCGCGAAGGATGCGATCGCGCAGATCCTGACCAACAGCCGGATGTGTGCCGAGGGACACCGGCCGATCTGCCAGGATACCGGCATCGTCAACGTCTTCGTCAAATGGGGCATGGATTGTCGACTCGATTCGCGGTTGAGCCTGCAGGACGTCGTCGATGAAGGCGTGCGCCGTGGCTACAACAACCCCGACAACAAGCTGCGTGCGTCGATCCTTGCCGATCCGGCCTTCACCCGCCGCAACACGCGCGATAATACGCCGTGTGTCCTGTCGGTCGAGATGGTGCCGGGCAATACGGTGAGCGTGGATGTCGCGGCCAAGGGCGGTGGCAGCGAGAACAAGTCCAAGTTCAAGATGATGAATCCCAGCGACAATATCGTCGACTGGGTAATTGAGCAGATTCCCTCTATGGGTGCGGGTTGGTGCCCGCCGGGCATGCTCGGCATCGGCATCGGTGGTACGGCGGAGCATTGCGTGAAGCTTGCCAAGATGAGCCTGATGGATCCGATCGACATGGGCCAGCTGAAAGCGCGCGGGCCGCAGAACGATATCGAGAAGCTGCGGATCGAGATTTTCGACGCGGTCAATGCGATGGGTGTGGGTGCACAGGGCTTGGGCGGGTTGTCGACCGTGCTCGACGTCAAGATCCTCGACTGGCCCTGCCATGCCGCGGGCAAGCCGGTGGCGATGATCCCGAACTGCGCGGCGACGCGCCATGCGCACTTCACGCTCGATGGCTCTGGTCCCGCCTTCCTCGAGCCGCCCAAGCTCGACGATTACCCGCAAGTCACCTGGCAGCCCGACAGTGCAGCGAAGCGCGTAAATCTCGATGCGCTGACACCAGAGGAAGTGGCGAGCTGGAACCATGGCGATCGCTTGTTGCTCTCCGGCAAGATGCTTACCGGGCGGGATGCCGCGCACAAGCGGATCAAGGATATGCTTGATGCGGGTGAGGAGCTCCCGGTCGATTTCAAGGGACGCGCTATTTACTACGTCGGGCCGGTTGATCCAGTGATGGGTGAAGTCGTTGGCCCGGCTGGTCCGACCACTGCTACCCGCATGGACAAGTTCACCGAGATGATGCTCGACCTTGGACTCCTGGCGATGATCGGCAAGGCCGAGCGCGGGCACAATGCGGTCGAGGTGATCAGTCGTTTCAAGGTTGCCTATCTGATGGCGACAGGCGGGGCAGCCTATCTCGTCAGCCGGGCGATCAAGGGCGCGCGGGTTGTTGCCTTCGAGGATCTCGGCATGGAAGCGATCTACGAATTCGAGGTGCAGGACATGCCGGTGACGGTCGCGGTCGACGCGGCGGGCAACAACGTTCACACGCTTGCCCCGGCTGAATGGCGCAAGCGGATCGCCGAAGGTAATTTCGAGCCCGCCGAATAG
- a CDS encoding LytR/AlgR family response regulator transcription factor gives MAEDTPQKLRTLIVDDEPLAIERMQVICAKMDDLAVIGTASDGGQALRLIEALKPDLVLLDMTMPEVDGLSVAKELAKSATRPAVIFVTAHDNYAVEAFDLDAVDYVLKPVKPERLERAIKRALARQGDAERGDSRWLEELWIPHRSELIRIATSEVGRIDAERDYVRLYVGEGDEARTYLLLQTIAGLEKRLDPARFIRIHRSTILRRDRIAGLRHDGLGVWSVELDDGEALRIGRTYLPKVKAMAGR, from the coding sequence ATGGCTGAAGACACACCGCAGAAACTGCGCACACTGATTGTCGACGACGAACCGCTCGCAATCGAGCGGATGCAGGTGATCTGCGCAAAGATGGATGACCTAGCGGTGATTGGCACCGCCAGCGATGGCGGCCAGGCACTGCGGCTGATCGAAGCACTCAAGCCCGATCTCGTGCTGCTCGACATGACAATGCCTGAGGTTGATGGACTTTCGGTTGCCAAGGAATTGGCCAAGTCCGCGACTCGTCCGGCCGTGATTTTCGTCACCGCGCATGACAATTACGCGGTCGAGGCCTTCGATCTCGATGCGGTCGATTACGTGCTCAAACCGGTTAAGCCCGAGCGGTTGGAACGCGCCATAAAGCGCGCGCTCGCCCGGCAGGGAGATGCCGAGCGCGGTGACAGCCGCTGGCTGGAAGAACTGTGGATCCCGCATCGTTCCGAGCTGATCCGGATCGCTACGTCGGAAGTGGGCCGGATCGATGCCGAGCGTGATTATGTGCGCCTGTATGTCGGTGAAGGCGACGAAGCGCGCACCTATTTGCTGCTGCAAACCATTGCCGGCCTCGAGAAGCGGTTAGATCCGGCGCGTTTCATCCGTATCCACCGTTCGACCATCCTGCGCCGCGACCGGATCGCAGGCCTCAGGCACGACGGTCTGGGTGTGTGGTCGGTGGAACTCGATGACGGTGAGGCGCTGCGGATCGGGCGGACCTACCTGCCCAAGGTCAAGGCGATGGCCGGGCGCTGA
- the thiS gene encoding sulfur carrier protein ThiS — MIALTVNGELRRTAATTIADLVRELELDPTKVAVERNGTIAPRSELASHKLAEGDVLEIVHFVGGGQDDTWTVAGRTFRSRLIVGTGKYKDFAQNAAALEASGAEIVTVAVRRVNVSDPKAPMLTDFIDPKKVTYLPNTAGCFTADEAIRTLRLAREAGGWDLVKLEVLGEARTLYPDMRETLKATEILAQEGFLPMVYCVDDPIAAKQLEDAGAVAVMPLGAPIGSGLGIQNRVTIRLIVEGAKVPVLVDAGVGTASDAAVAMELGCDGVLMNTAIAEAKDPLRMARAMKLAVEAGRDAYLAGRMATRKYADPSSPLAGLI; from the coding sequence ATGATTGCCCTTACCGTCAATGGCGAACTGCGCCGCACCGCTGCCACCACCATCGCCGACCTCGTGCGCGAGCTCGAACTCGATCCCACCAAGGTCGCGGTCGAGCGCAATGGCACCATCGCACCGCGGAGCGAGCTGGCGAGCCACAAGCTGGCCGAGGGCGACGTGCTGGAGATCGTCCATTTCGTCGGCGGCGGCCAGGATGACACCTGGACCGTTGCCGGGCGAACATTCCGCAGCCGCCTCATCGTCGGCACTGGGAAGTACAAGGATTTCGCGCAGAACGCTGCCGCGCTGGAAGCGTCGGGCGCTGAAATCGTCACGGTGGCGGTGCGCCGGGTCAATGTCAGCGATCCCAAGGCACCGATGTTGACCGATTTTATCGATCCCAAGAAGGTCACATACCTCCCGAACACCGCCGGCTGTTTTACCGCCGACGAAGCCATTCGCACGCTGCGCCTTGCGCGCGAGGCGGGCGGCTGGGATCTGGTCAAGCTCGAGGTGCTGGGCGAAGCGCGCACGCTCTATCCCGATATGCGCGAGACGCTGAAGGCGACCGAGATCCTGGCCCAGGAAGGTTTCCTGCCCATGGTCTACTGTGTCGACGATCCAATCGCGGCAAAGCAGCTCGAAGATGCCGGTGCGGTTGCGGTCATGCCGCTCGGTGCGCCGATCGGATCGGGTCTGGGCATCCAGAACCGCGTGACCATCCGCCTGATCGTGGAGGGAGCCAAGGTGCCCGTACTGGTCGATGCGGGAGTCGGTACGGCCTCCGACGCGGCAGTGGCGATGGAGCTGGGCTGTGACGGTGTGCTGATGAACACAGCGATTGCCGAAGCCAAGGATCCGCTGCGCATGGCCCGCGCGATGAAGCTGGCGGTAGAGGCCGGGCGCGATGCCTATCTCGCCGGCCGCATGGCCACGCGCAAGTACGCCGACCCGTCGAGCCCACTGGCCGGTTTGATCTGA
- a CDS encoding COX15/CtaA family protein, whose product MMTSPATIRPKALATWLLIVAAMVVLMVSVGGITRLTESGLSITQWKPITGAIPPLSQADWQAEFELYKQTGEYLNVTGPAGMDLAAFKFIFFWEWFHRLLGRLIGLAFAVPLAWFWAKQAIPQGYKPRLLALLALGGLQGVFGWFMVRSGLAGTMTDVSHFWLSIHLLTALVTLAGLVWTALDLRELARGNAKAARWTATASWVGAILFVQLLLGAWVAGLNAGLASDTWPLMQGRVVPEFDGSRGLFYAMAHDPFLVHFLHRWWAWVAVAALVVMARKLKPIDRRASVAIHSAFGTQIVLGIATVMTGVALWIAVSHQVVGALLVASFAWGAHVLGRRTA is encoded by the coding sequence ATGATGACCTCTCCTGCGACTATCCGCCCCAAAGCCCTGGCCACCTGGTTGCTGATCGTTGCGGCGATGGTGGTGCTGATGGTCTCTGTCGGGGGGATCACGCGCCTGACCGAAAGCGGGCTGTCGATCACCCAATGGAAGCCGATCACCGGGGCGATCCCACCGCTGAGCCAGGCGGACTGGCAGGCCGAGTTCGAACTATACAAGCAGACCGGCGAGTATCTGAACGTTACCGGGCCTGCGGGAATGGATCTCGCAGCGTTCAAGTTCATCTTCTTCTGGGAGTGGTTCCACCGGCTGCTGGGCAGGCTCATCGGACTGGCTTTCGCGGTGCCGTTGGCGTGGTTCTGGGCAAAGCAGGCGATCCCGCAAGGCTACAAGCCGCGCCTGCTCGCCTTGCTCGCATTGGGCGGGCTGCAAGGCGTGTTCGGCTGGTTCATGGTTCGAAGTGGATTGGCCGGGACGATGACCGACGTCAGTCATTTCTGGCTTTCGATCCACCTCCTGACCGCGCTGGTGACGCTGGCGGGTTTGGTATGGACCGCCCTCGACCTGCGGGAGCTGGCGCGTGGCAATGCCAAGGCGGCGCGCTGGACAGCGACCGCAAGCTGGGTTGGCGCAATCCTGTTCGTGCAGCTCCTGCTCGGCGCGTGGGTGGCCGGGCTCAATGCCGGGCTCGCCAGTGACACCTGGCCCCTTATGCAGGGGCGTGTGGTTCCTGAATTCGACGGCAGCCGCGGGCTGTTCTACGCGATGGCCCACGATCCCTTCCTCGTCCACTTCCTGCATCGCTGGTGGGCCTGGGTCGCTGTGGCAGCCCTGGTGGTGATGGCACGCAAGCTCAAACCGATCGACCGCAGGGCCTCGGTTGCCATCCATTCAGCCTTCGGGACGCAGATCGTGTTGGGCATCGCCACTGTAATGACCGGCGTCGCGCTGTGGATTGCGGTATCGCACCAGGTCGTGGGAGCACTACTTGTCGCCAGCTTCGCCTGGGGTGCGCATGTACTGGGGCGCAGGACCGCGTGA
- a CDS encoding protein-L-isoaspartate O-methyltransferase family protein has product MTTTLSPSNDFAAARRAMIDSQLRTSGVNEAFVLDRMQAVAREDFVPEEMRAAAYTDRAIRLGEGKALAAPLFHGMMLAEAQPKADDTALVVDGGSGYLAALVEPLVGSLKTLSSDEALSAKKKGAYTLVLVDGAIEHVPAELAKLVAEGGRIVTGLVDRGVTRLATGRKAAGSLALLPLAEIGVPRLHQFDRPTSWSF; this is encoded by the coding sequence ATGACCACGACCCTATCCCCTTCGAACGACTTTGCCGCCGCCCGCCGCGCGATGATCGACAGCCAGTTGCGCACCAGCGGCGTAAACGAGGCCTTCGTTCTCGATCGCATGCAAGCGGTTGCTCGTGAGGATTTCGTGCCTGAAGAGATGCGCGCCGCGGCCTATACCGATCGCGCAATCCGATTGGGCGAGGGCAAAGCGCTCGCTGCACCGCTGTTTCACGGCATGATGCTGGCGGAAGCCCAGCCGAAAGCCGATGACACCGCTCTCGTGGTCGACGGTGGCAGCGGCTACCTCGCTGCGCTGGTCGAGCCGCTGGTCGGTTCGCTCAAGACGCTCTCGTCCGACGAGGCCCTGAGTGCCAAGAAGAAGGGTGCCTATACCCTCGTCCTTGTCGACGGTGCCATCGAGCACGTTCCCGCCGAACTCGCGAAGCTGGTGGCCGAAGGCGGCCGGATCGTGACCGGCCTGGTCGACCGCGGGGTCACCCGTCTTGCCACCGGGCGCAAGGCTGCGGGCTCGCTCGCACTCCTGCCGCTGGCGGAAATCGGTGTCCCGCGCCTCCACCAGTTTGACAGGCCCACCAGCTGGAGCTTCTGA
- the rpsI gene encoding 30S ribosomal protein S9, which yields MADTNDTVTDLADLKDIAGDAPQGDAADIAKTAEVPLREQELDKQGRAYATGRRKDATARVWLKPGTGKVTVNGRDQEVYFARPTLRLVIDQPFAITDRQGQYDVVATVKGGGLSGQAGAVKHGIAQALSKYEPALRGTVKAAGFLTRDSRVVERKKYGRAKARRSFQFSKR from the coding sequence ATGGCTGACACCAACGACACCGTCACCGATCTCGCCGATCTGAAGGACATTGCCGGCGACGCGCCTCAGGGCGACGCGGCCGACATCGCCAAGACCGCCGAGGTCCCCCTGCGTGAGCAGGAACTCGACAAGCAGGGCCGCGCCTATGCCACCGGCCGCCGCAAGGACGCCACCGCGCGCGTCTGGCTGAAGCCCGGCACCGGCAAGGTCACCGTCAACGGTCGCGACCAGGAAGTCTATTTCGCACGTCCGACGCTGCGCCTCGTCATCGACCAGCCCTTCGCGATCACCGATCGCCAGGGCCAGTACGACGTCGTCGCCACCGTCAAGGGTGGTGGCCTTTCGGGTCAGGCCGGCGCGGTCAAGCACGGGATCGCGCAGGCACTGTCCAAGTACGAACCTGCGCTGCGCGGGACCGTCAAGGCGGCCGGCTTCCTGACCCGCGACAGCCGCGTGGTCGAGCGTAAGAAGTACGGCCGCGCCAAGGCTCGCCGCAGCTTCCAGTTCTCGAAGCGCTAA
- a CDS encoding metallophosphoesterase family protein, whose protein sequence is MAPELRRIFHLSDIHFGLENPHALDWVKREIAVQRPDAVAITGDLTMRARHREFAAATAWINSLDVPVTVEVGNHDMPYFNPIERFFAPYRRFSGMKGKVERDLDLGTLAIIPLKTAVPAQPRLNWSKGWVSRAALENCLALVDALPSGTRALIAVHHPLREVGTKGTALTKHGERALAELARRNVVGVLSGHVHDAFDIMEATPAGPVRMIGAGTLSHRTRSTPPSFNEISWNGSTLSVTVRNLEHIDTPDMQIDDVPENALPPREPGEPVAPVRQIPPVDPPIH, encoded by the coding sequence ATGGCACCCGAACTCCGGCGCATCTTCCATCTCTCCGATATCCACTTCGGGCTCGAGAACCCCCACGCACTCGATTGGGTGAAGCGGGAAATTGCAGTGCAGCGCCCCGATGCAGTCGCGATCACTGGCGACCTGACGATGCGTGCGCGCCATCGCGAGTTTGCCGCTGCTACGGCATGGATCAACTCGCTCGACGTGCCCGTTACAGTCGAAGTGGGCAATCACGACATGCCCTATTTCAACCCTATCGAACGCTTCTTCGCGCCCTATCGACGGTTCAGCGGGATGAAGGGGAAGGTGGAGCGTGACCTCGATCTGGGCACGCTGGCGATCATTCCACTCAAGACCGCGGTGCCCGCACAGCCACGCCTCAACTGGTCCAAGGGTTGGGTCAGCCGAGCTGCGCTGGAGAACTGCTTGGCGCTTGTCGATGCCTTGCCGTCGGGCACCCGTGCCCTCATCGCCGTCCACCACCCACTGAGGGAAGTGGGGACAAAGGGCACGGCCCTGACCAAGCACGGCGAACGCGCGTTGGCCGAACTGGCAAGGCGCAATGTCGTGGGGGTCCTTTCGGGTCATGTCCATGACGCCTTCGATATCATGGAGGCCACACCCGCCGGCCCCGTGCGGATGATCGGGGCCGGGACCCTGTCGCACCGCACCCGTTCGACGCCACCCAGCTTCAACGAGATAAGCTGGAATGGGAGCACACTCTCGGTAACGGTGCGCAATCTCGAGCATATCGATACTCCCGACATGCAGATCGATGACGTACCCGAGAACGCCCTGCCACCGCGTGAGCCCGGCGAGCCGGTTGCACCCGTGCGGCAGATTCCACCGGTGGACCCGCCTATCCATTAA
- the rplM gene encoding 50S ribosomal protein L13 yields the protein MKALTKVTRSIKPAEVEKKWHIVDADGLVVGRLAAIVANHLRGKHKPSYTPHVDCGDHVIIINADKVKFTGKKMTDKVYYKHTGHPGGIKETTPAKVLGGRFPERVLEKAVERMIPRGPLGRAQMRALHIYAGTEHPHDGQKPEVLDVASMNRKNKVAA from the coding sequence ATGAAGGCTCTCACCAAGGTGACCCGGTCGATCAAGCCGGCCGAGGTCGAAAAGAAGTGGCACATCGTCGACGCCGACGGCCTCGTCGTCGGCCGCCTCGCTGCGATCGTCGCCAACCACCTGCGCGGCAAGCACAAGCCCAGCTACACCCCGCACGTCGATTGCGGCGACCACGTCATCATCATCAATGCCGACAAGGTGAAGTTCACCGGCAAGAAGATGACCGACAAGGTCTACTACAAGCACACCGGTCACCCCGGCGGCATCAAGGAAACCACCCCAGCCAAGGTGCTGGGCGGTCGCTTCCCCGAGCGCGTGCTAGAAAAGGCTGTTGAGCGCATGATCCCCCGCGGCCCGCTGGGCCGTGCGCAGATGCGAGCGCTGCATATCTATGCCGGCACCGAGCACCCGCATGACGGCCAGAAGCCCGAAGTGCTCGACGTTGCCTCGATGAACCGCAAGAACAAGGTTGCCGCATAA
- a CDS encoding TolC family outer membrane protein: MRSTAPARKFAYTTALVALTVAAPASADTLQEALTEAYLSNPTLLAARANQRANDENVPIQRAQGLPGINTTATYVESIQKSQNSFNAPDRTLQVNPQLTVPIYSGGAVRNSVKAAEERVTAGRADLRATESSIFSQVVAAYMDVLRNEAIVALNANQVEVLKVNLQATSDRFEIGDLTRTDVAQSQSRLATAQGNLQGAQSNLISARETYISLVGDEPDSLQPPPPLPNLPQDVNDAVDFALDNNPDLIAAKDRAKAAGFDTEVAGSGRLPNLALFSGATYTNYFNTLAGGSSALAQRETTANAGVRLTVPIFQGGLPAARQRQAQARETAALEQVIAAERNVIVQVRSAWSSWQASLAVIESSQLAVEAAALSLEGVKAENTIGNRDILDVLNAEQELLSARVQLVTARRNAYVAGFSLLAAMGRAEARDLGLGDEGTLYDPVENYQRVHGRIWDWNRDPEPVASATRTVDIPPPTAEVTEVDETASKSEY, from the coding sequence ATGCGGTCAACCGCCCCTGCGAGAAAGTTCGCTTACACCACTGCGCTCGTCGCGCTGACCGTCGCCGCACCTGCCAGTGCCGACACGCTTCAGGAAGCGCTGACCGAAGCCTATCTCTCCAATCCGACGCTGCTCGCCGCTCGCGCGAACCAGCGCGCGAATGACGAGAACGTGCCGATCCAACGGGCCCAGGGGTTACCGGGGATCAACACCACCGCGACCTATGTAGAATCGATCCAGAAGTCGCAGAACAGCTTCAATGCCCCCGACCGCACGCTGCAAGTCAATCCGCAGCTGACTGTGCCGATCTATTCAGGCGGTGCGGTCCGCAACTCGGTCAAGGCCGCGGAGGAACGGGTGACTGCGGGTCGTGCGGATCTGCGTGCAACGGAAAGCTCGATCTTCAGCCAGGTTGTCGCCGCCTATATGGACGTGCTGCGCAATGAAGCCATCGTGGCACTCAATGCGAACCAGGTCGAAGTCCTCAAGGTGAACCTGCAGGCCACCAGCGACCGGTTCGAGATCGGTGACCTCACTCGCACCGACGTGGCCCAGTCGCAGTCCCGCCTCGCCACCGCCCAGGGCAATCTGCAAGGCGCGCAATCCAACCTCATCTCGGCCAGGGAAACCTATATCTCACTGGTCGGCGACGAACCCGACAGCCTCCAGCCGCCGCCGCCGCTGCCGAACCTGCCGCAGGACGTAAACGACGCCGTCGATTTCGCACTGGACAACAATCCCGACCTGATCGCCGCCAAGGATCGCGCCAAGGCGGCTGGATTCGACACGGAAGTGGCTGGTTCGGGTCGCTTGCCGAACCTAGCCCTCTTCAGCGGCGCAACTTACACCAATTACTTCAATACCTTGGCAGGGGGTTCCTCGGCGCTGGCCCAGCGCGAAACAACCGCCAACGCAGGTGTCAGGCTGACCGTTCCGATCTTCCAAGGTGGCCTTCCGGCAGCCCGTCAACGCCAGGCGCAGGCTCGCGAAACCGCGGCATTGGAGCAGGTCATCGCAGCTGAGCGCAACGTGATCGTGCAAGTCCGATCGGCGTGGTCGAGCTGGCAGGCTTCGCTGGCCGTGATCGAAAGCAGCCAGCTTGCAGTCGAAGCAGCCGCGCTGAGCCTCGAGGGCGTGAAGGCCGAGAACACCATCGGGAATCGCGACATCCTGGACGTGCTCAACGCTGAGCAGGAACTGCTCTCTGCACGCGTCCAGCTGGTGACGGCTCGGCGCAATGCCTATGTCGCGGGCTTCAGCTTGCTCGCCGCGATGGGCCGCGCAGAGGCGCGCGACCTTGGCCTCGGTGACGAGGGCACGCTCTACGATCCGGTTGAAAACTACCAGCGTGTCCATGGGCGGATCTGGGACTGGAATCGCGATCCGGAGCCCGTCGCCAGCGCGACCCGCACCGTGGATATCCCCCCCCCGACTGCCGAAGTTACCGAAGTGGATGAAACCGCTTCCAAAAGTGAGTACTAA
- a CDS encoding sensor histidine kinase, producing MNSETPHLSTRVVMGSIVSVWVIYFTLATIRGELSGFGLEWEMLWRRSVVVLVGIAMTSVMWLVLRLFDRRSIGVKIAVAAVIATPASLVIAQVNQWMFEPVQAQIEKRIGAERGIAIRRDESGNLLVDVPRAPIDNDVSQAETAEPESVLIAPAPTLMDQWRMTFDIALGRYFLLLAWAALYIAIQARAQALAAEREGERFRTAAKAAELRSLRYQVNPHFLFNTLNSLSALVMTGKAEQAEQMIQTISRFYRHSLAEDSTGDVTLADEIDLQEHYLEIEAVRFPERLRVRVDLPSALANYKVPGMILQPLVENSVKYGVSASSRPVTVSIAAREEYGRLVVTVCDDGPGMPAGHSGGFGIGLANVRDRLEARFGNEATVTSGPALQGYETELRLPMVKHG from the coding sequence ATGAACTCGGAAACCCCGCATCTCTCGACGCGAGTCGTGATGGGCTCGATCGTGAGCGTATGGGTGATCTATTTCACCCTCGCGACCATTCGGGGCGAATTGTCAGGATTCGGTCTCGAATGGGAAATGCTCTGGCGCCGCAGCGTCGTTGTGCTGGTCGGCATCGCCATGACGAGCGTCATGTGGTTGGTGTTGCGATTGTTCGATCGCCGCTCGATCGGGGTCAAGATTGCGGTCGCCGCGGTAATCGCCACGCCAGCTTCTCTGGTTATTGCCCAGGTCAATCAGTGGATGTTCGAGCCTGTCCAGGCCCAGATCGAGAAGCGGATCGGCGCCGAGCGCGGCATTGCCATCCGTCGCGACGAATCGGGCAACTTGCTTGTCGACGTCCCACGCGCGCCGATCGACAATGATGTCAGTCAAGCCGAGACGGCCGAACCGGAAAGCGTGTTGATTGCCCCGGCTCCGACGCTGATGGATCAGTGGCGGATGACCTTCGACATCGCACTTGGCCGCTACTTCCTGCTGCTGGCCTGGGCGGCTCTCTACATTGCTATCCAGGCGCGCGCGCAGGCGCTGGCCGCCGAGCGAGAGGGTGAGCGGTTCCGTACCGCGGCCAAGGCAGCCGAACTGCGCTCGCTCCGTTACCAGGTGAACCCGCATTTCCTGTTCAACACGCTCAACTCGCTCAGCGCACTGGTGATGACAGGCAAGGCCGAACAGGCCGAGCAGATGATCCAGACGATTTCCCGCTTCTACCGCCACAGCCTGGCCGAAGACTCCACCGGCGACGTGACCCTGGCCGACGAGATCGACCTGCAGGAACACTATCTCGAGATCGAAGCGGTGCGCTTTCCGGAGCGGCTGCGCGTCCGGGTCGACCTGCCTTCGGCGCTGGCAAACTACAAGGTGCCGGGGATGATCCTGCAGCCGCTGGTCGAGAACTCGGTCAAATACGGCGTTTCCGCCAGCTCGCGCCCGGTGACGGTTTCGATCGCCGCGCGCGAGGAGTATGGGCGACTGGTGGTGACGGTCTGCGATGATGGGCCGGGCATGCCAGCAGGTCATTCGGGCGGCTTCGGCATCGGTCTCGCCAATGTTCGTGATCGTCTCGAGGCGCGCTTTGGCAACGAAGCGACCGTAACCTCGGGCCCGGCGTTGCAGGGCTATGAAACCGAACTCAGGCTCCCCATGGTGAAGCATGGCTGA
- a CDS encoding UrcA family protein, protein MKTTLALIAAAGLAVPAAAMPADAVPYSVSVKYSDLNLDTPEGLARLERRIDTASREVCGFQRVVTGTRIRSSEINACRDKVKAKAMAHIAAVRDEQARGG, encoded by the coding sequence ATGAAAACGACCCTCGCCCTAATCGCCGCTGCCGGTCTGGCCGTACCGGCCGCCGCCATGCCCGCCGACGCCGTCCCCTACAGCGTAAGTGTGAAGTATTCTGACCTCAACCTCGACACACCCGAAGGCCTTGCCCGTCTTGAGCGCCGAATCGACACGGCGTCTCGCGAGGTATGCGGCTTCCAACGCGTGGTCACTGGTACCCGCATCCGCAGCTCGGAAATCAATGCCTGCCGCGACAAGGTCAAGGCCAAGGCCATGGCCCACATCGCAGCCGTTCGTGATGAGCAGGCGCGCGGCGGCTGA
- the cutA gene encoding divalent-cation tolerance protein CutA: MTALIYCPFPDAASAERIGAAMLDEGLIGCINIGAPIRSLFAWQGERGESEEVPALIKTAAALLERAVARLEVLHPYEAPAVIGWKADAAGSATQAWLGALNR, from the coding sequence GTGACCGCACTTATCTACTGCCCCTTTCCGGACGCCGCGAGCGCGGAGCGGATCGGCGCCGCAATGCTCGATGAGGGGCTGATCGGCTGCATCAATATCGGCGCTCCGATCCGCTCGCTGTTCGCCTGGCAGGGCGAACGGGGTGAAAGCGAGGAAGTGCCCGCGCTCATCAAGACCGCCGCCGCCCTGCTCGAGCGTGCGGTTGCCCGGCTCGAAGTTCTGCACCCATACGAAGCACCGGCAGTAATCGGCTGGAAAGCGGATGCTGCGGGATCTGCAACACAGGCCTGGCTCGGCGCGCTGAACCGCTAG
- a CDS encoding MerC domain-containing protein, which produces MVVRAISPIRRRLDRAGIFLSGACAMHCLLSIVLVSGLGIGGEFFLSPDIHRVGLVIATLIAAVAIGWGALRHRVAAPFVVAMTGLTFMGGALAVPHGYKEAVLTIIGVALVSLGHVLNLRHTHSATCKERCGD; this is translated from the coding sequence ATGGTTGTACGTGCCATCTCTCCGATTCGCCGCAGGCTCGACCGCGCCGGGATTTTCCTCTCGGGCGCTTGCGCCATGCATTGCCTGCTCTCGATCGTGCTGGTTTCCGGCCTGGGTATCGGGGGCGAGTTCTTCCTTTCGCCCGACATCCACCGCGTGGGCCTGGTGATCGCCACCTTGATCGCGGCCGTCGCGATCGGCTGGGGTGCACTGCGCCATCGGGTTGCCGCGCCCTTTGTCGTGGCGATGACCGGGCTGACCTTCATGGGTGGCGCGCTCGCGGTCCCGCATGGGTATAAGGAAGCGGTGCTGACCATCATCGGCGTAGCACTGGTGTCGCTCGGACACGTCCTCAACCTGCGCCACACGCATTCCGCGACTTGCAAGGAGCGCTGCGGCGACTAA